Proteins encoded by one window of Chondromyces crocatus:
- the malQ gene encoding 4-alpha-glucanotransferase, with the protein MTVHSPETRREAGILLHPTSLPGPHGIGDLGRAARHFVDWLCSAGLSLWQVLPLGPTDNDAPYMSWSALAGNPLLVDLAALREAGLLDDDDLRPTEGLDHGSLVDYAAVRAFKEPRLAKAARKLLSTPSHPLAARYQEMKTRESWLLDAALFSVLRRQHGGIAWWDWATPLRDRDPQAIEAAKREHAEAIEEEAVALFFFEHQWAELRRYCNDRGVRIVGDIPIYVDRNSADVWTHRDLFFLDENGLPTGVAGVPPDYFSELGQLWGNPLYRWERMAKNDFAWWRTRLGRTLAHADVVRIDHFRGLASYWEIPFGAPDARGGRWVEGPGMAFFEAIERHEGRLPLIAEDLGMIDQEVLDLRHKADLPGMRVLHFAFGGGADNTHLPHHHTEDSVVYPGTHDNDTTVGWWRSMTAHVRTHTQVYLRVSGDEIHWDMIRTAFSSVGRMAIVAFQDVLGLGGEARMNNPAVPSGNWRFRLTGDPFRQEHAARLRDLAEMYDRIPRPRPEQS; encoded by the coding sequence ATGACCGTTCACTCTCCGGAGACCCGCCGAGAAGCGGGCATCCTGCTGCACCCGACCTCGCTCCCAGGCCCGCATGGAATCGGCGATCTCGGTCGAGCGGCGCGGCACTTCGTCGACTGGCTCTGTTCCGCGGGGCTGTCCTTGTGGCAGGTCCTGCCGCTCGGGCCCACCGACAACGACGCCCCCTACATGAGCTGGTCGGCCCTGGCGGGCAACCCTCTGCTCGTCGATCTGGCGGCTCTCCGCGAAGCCGGCTTGCTCGACGACGACGACCTGCGTCCGACCGAGGGGCTCGACCACGGCTCTCTGGTCGACTACGCCGCGGTCCGCGCCTTCAAGGAGCCCCGCCTCGCCAAGGCCGCACGGAAGCTACTCTCGACCCCATCTCATCCGCTCGCCGCCCGCTACCAGGAGATGAAGACGCGAGAAAGCTGGCTGCTCGATGCCGCGCTGTTCAGCGTCCTGAGGCGCCAGCACGGCGGGATCGCCTGGTGGGACTGGGCGACGCCACTGCGTGACCGAGACCCTCAGGCCATCGAGGCCGCGAAGCGAGAGCACGCCGAGGCCATCGAAGAGGAAGCCGTCGCGCTGTTCTTCTTCGAGCACCAGTGGGCCGAGCTGCGCCGCTACTGCAATGACCGTGGCGTGCGCATCGTCGGCGACATTCCCATTTACGTGGACCGCAATAGCGCAGACGTGTGGACACACCGGGATCTTTTTTTCCTGGACGAGAATGGCTTGCCCACGGGCGTCGCCGGCGTCCCTCCCGATTACTTCAGCGAGCTCGGTCAGCTCTGGGGGAATCCCCTCTATCGCTGGGAGCGAATGGCGAAGAACGATTTCGCCTGGTGGCGTACGCGCCTCGGCCGCACGCTCGCCCACGCCGACGTCGTGAGGATTGACCATTTCCGTGGCCTCGCGTCGTACTGGGAGATCCCCTTCGGTGCTCCTGACGCGCGCGGGGGCCGGTGGGTCGAGGGCCCCGGGATGGCCTTCTTCGAGGCCATCGAGCGCCACGAGGGTCGGCTACCGCTCATCGCCGAAGATCTCGGCATGATTGACCAGGAGGTCCTCGACCTCCGTCACAAGGCCGATCTGCCCGGGATGCGTGTGCTGCATTTCGCCTTCGGTGGCGGCGCGGACAACACCCACCTCCCCCATCACCACACGGAAGACAGCGTCGTTTACCCTGGTACCCACGACAATGACACGACCGTCGGCTGGTGGAGGAGCATGACCGCTCATGTCCGCACGCATACCCAGGTCTATCTGCGGGTCTCGGGTGACGAGATTCACTGGGACATGATCCGGACGGCATTCTCCTCGGTGGGCCGGATGGCCATCGTGGCGTTCCAGGACGTCCTGGGGCTCGGCGGTGAGGCGCGCATGAACAACCCAGCCGTCCCCTCGGGCAACTGGCGCTTCCGCCTCACGGGGGATCCCTTCCGCCAAGAGCATGCGGCCCGCCTGCGCGACCTCGCGGAGATGTACGATCGCATTCCCCGCCCTCGCCCGGAGCAGAGCTGA
- a CDS encoding erythromycin esterase family protein: MRRAGGATGRWWRALGWITPTLLLMSACGGVDASTKGQQAVAPAPGGDEAAPGDLSGLVTAQDGQPIAGALVSVVDAAVLDDEPAAQVKSGADGRFRVSRLPTGRYGITVTAPGVTGTRLEVLSHRAETPTRGLVARLGGRGIVVQGAVRDPAGKGVPGATVVATRQGEGGVVSFFAPVAPEGHYQIMLPEGRYDVAVKAPGHVAGGPEGGRPVTESAQVDMALRRAPPLDQAAPAEVVSWIQQQAMPLGGTEAGRGLADMAPIKAMVGNARVVSLGEATHGTREFFALKHRMLELLVTELGFTVFAIEGSSPASLAVNEYVLTGKGDPVKALQGLEFWTWNTEEMLALVRWMRRYNENPAHKQKLRFHGFDLEDPQQAVHALLSHLRKVDRPLAQEVSAQLRPLDNEHDVERYPQRGDTVMRATRAAIVRVAEQLDRERPTYERRAGAAAWKLARHHARLLQRTEAMLADPRGGAALREQGMAENVLSLLDLEGPDAKAVLWSHNVHAQRGGQEAYPSMGEHLHRTLGAEHVVFGFGFNQGSFLAVELNPVTGNRLRDFTVGPGDVGTLDATLAKGGVPLFALDLRRAPADGLVGGWLDAALGTRSIGSVYRESSPASSFRRSAPRGALDALLFVERTTATRPLASVRRGRPPSPPPAAVLSNPGFEEVNGRGAAAGWTAPLLTLDTTSTDVATSEQRPRSGKRAAALRVVPRGPSTVGAHALATQTLDAAPFRGKRVRLTVATRVEGLSAEGRAQLFLETVGAKGQPIGYADLLDQPITSTAWADHGVALDIPSEAATLTLGLVLIGDGQAFFDDVRLEALGNP; encoded by the coding sequence ATGAGACGAGCGGGCGGGGCGACGGGTCGATGGTGGCGCGCGCTGGGTTGGATCACACCGACGCTGCTGCTGATGAGCGCATGCGGAGGCGTGGATGCGTCGACCAAGGGACAGCAGGCGGTCGCGCCGGCGCCTGGAGGTGACGAGGCGGCCCCGGGAGATCTCTCCGGGCTGGTCACGGCCCAGGACGGGCAGCCCATCGCGGGAGCGCTGGTCTCGGTCGTGGACGCTGCTGTGCTCGACGACGAGCCTGCGGCGCAGGTGAAGAGCGGCGCGGATGGCCGGTTCCGTGTCTCCCGGCTCCCCACGGGGCGCTACGGGATCACCGTGACGGCGCCCGGGGTGACCGGGACGCGCCTGGAGGTACTCTCGCACCGTGCCGAGACCCCGACCCGAGGCCTCGTTGCGCGGCTGGGAGGCAGAGGGATCGTCGTGCAAGGCGCCGTTCGCGATCCCGCGGGCAAGGGCGTGCCCGGCGCGACCGTGGTCGCGACGCGCCAGGGAGAAGGCGGCGTGGTCTCGTTCTTCGCGCCGGTGGCCCCGGAAGGGCACTACCAGATCATGCTCCCCGAGGGACGCTACGACGTGGCCGTGAAGGCCCCGGGTCATGTGGCGGGTGGCCCTGAGGGTGGGCGGCCCGTCACGGAGAGCGCGCAGGTCGACATGGCGCTGCGGCGAGCGCCTCCGCTCGATCAAGCGGCGCCGGCCGAGGTGGTGTCCTGGATCCAACAGCAGGCGATGCCGCTCGGTGGGACGGAGGCCGGGCGTGGGCTCGCGGACATGGCGCCGATCAAGGCGATGGTCGGCAACGCGCGCGTGGTCTCTCTCGGCGAGGCGACCCACGGGACCCGCGAGTTCTTCGCACTCAAGCACAGGATGCTGGAGCTCCTGGTCACCGAGCTGGGCTTCACCGTGTTCGCCATCGAGGGGAGCTCTCCGGCGTCGCTCGCGGTGAACGAGTACGTGCTCACGGGCAAGGGAGATCCGGTCAAGGCGCTCCAGGGGCTGGAGTTCTGGACCTGGAACACGGAGGAGATGCTGGCGCTGGTCCGCTGGATGCGCAGGTACAACGAGAACCCAGCGCACAAGCAGAAGCTCCGGTTCCATGGGTTCGATCTGGAAGACCCACAGCAGGCGGTGCATGCGCTCCTGAGCCATCTCCGCAAGGTGGACCGTCCCCTGGCGCAGGAGGTCTCGGCGCAGCTTCGCCCGCTGGACAATGAGCATGACGTCGAGCGGTATCCGCAACGCGGCGACACGGTGATGCGAGCGACACGGGCGGCCATCGTCCGGGTCGCGGAGCAGCTCGACCGGGAACGACCCACCTACGAGCGCCGCGCAGGCGCCGCAGCCTGGAAGCTCGCCCGCCATCACGCGCGGCTGCTGCAACGGACCGAGGCGATGCTCGCAGACCCGCGCGGAGGGGCCGCGCTCCGCGAGCAAGGCATGGCGGAGAACGTGCTTTCGTTGCTGGACCTGGAAGGTCCCGACGCGAAGGCCGTGCTCTGGTCCCACAACGTTCACGCGCAGCGCGGCGGACAGGAGGCGTACCCCAGCATGGGGGAGCATCTCCACCGCACGCTCGGCGCCGAGCACGTGGTCTTCGGCTTCGGCTTCAACCAGGGAAGCTTCCTGGCGGTGGAGCTGAACCCGGTGACTGGAAACAGGCTGCGGGATTTCACGGTCGGCCCGGGTGACGTGGGGACCCTGGACGCGACGCTCGCGAAAGGCGGCGTACCCCTGTTCGCCCTGGATCTGCGGAGGGCGCCTGCCGACGGCCTCGTGGGAGGATGGCTCGACGCGGCCCTCGGGACACGCTCGATCGGGTCGGTGTACCGGGAGAGCAGCCCGGCCTCGTCCTTCCGACGGAGCGCGCCACGGGGCGCCCTCGACGCGCTGCTGTTCGTGGAGCGGACGACGGCGACACGACCCCTCGCCAGCGTGCGCCGCGGCCGTCCGCCGAGCCCTCCTCCGGCCGCTGTCCTGTCGAATCCGGGGTTCGAAGAGGTGAACGGGCGCGGCGCGGCCGCCGGCTGGACGGCACCGCTGCTGACGCTCGACACCACCTCGACGGACGTCGCCACGAGCGAGCAGCGGCCGCGCTCGGGGAAGCGCGCGGCGGCGCTGCGCGTGGTGCCCAGAGGCCCGTCGACCGTGGGAGCCCACGCCCTCGCCACCCAGACGCTCGATGCAGCGCCGTTCCGCGGCAAGCGGGTCCGCCTCACCGTCGCCACACGCGTGGAGGGGCTTTCCGCCGAGGGCCGCGCCCAGCTCTTCCTGGAGACGGTGGGCGCCAAGGGGCAACCAATCGGTTACGCCGACCTGCTGGACCAGCCCATCACGAGCACGGCCTGGGCCGACCACGGCGTCGCGCTCGACATCCCGTCGGAGGCCGCGACCCTCACGCTGGGCCTCGTCCTCATCGGAGACGGGCAGGCCTTCTTCGATGACGTACGCCTGGAGGCGCTCGGCAACCCCTGA
- a CDS encoding erythromycin esterase family protein: protein MPRLTFLLPVLGMIAACAGAPVEPSAQPPTASTRAGAATPTPPRAGDIDGVIQGPDGKPVAGALVSVVAADTDETRAAGQAFTGPEGRFRVSGLPSGRYGITVTAPGLTGAYLDVFQHRETAPTEKLAIQLGGEGMTVEGAVRDKAGRPVPGAMVSLIGFSYFDADIFFAPVDGDGRYQVKVPEGRYHLAAQAPGHADEGKTVTESTTLDRTLQRAFPADQLAPEAVSTWLRANVAPIASVEVGRGFTDLAPVTAMIGEAKVVSLGEATRGTREFFQLKHRMLEVLVHQKGFRVFGIEASFAEALVVNDYIRTGKGDPVSAVRGLRFWTWDTEEVVALVRWMRAYNEDPSHPQKLAFHGFDIQSPASSVRALLTYLRQVDRSFGAEAEQALRPLDSQFDVFRYDRRGASVWEATRTGLERIAQRLESERDGYIQRSSAAAWKTARLHLDVVRQAEPGLAQGGDAPGTRDQAMAKNVLSLLDLEGPQAKMVLWAHNLHVARGQLNGSATMGEHLHQALGKDQVSLGLAFDQGSFQAQDISPGALRALRDFSVGVLQKGSLDATLGRLGVPILALDLRRAPAGSEAAAWLEAPLQSRTIGPSFQEGAASSYVREISPRASFDALLFVERTTAARPTQGDRPPPPPNRGPLPLPVNLGFEEVDAQDTALGWWNPPLSTSGDPAQRVTTVGKPSRSGKRAALIQVEPRDERLADEIGMLVQKVDAAPYQGQRVRLDVAVRTARLAPRSRARLFLEVVGTNRQMFRYVDTLERPITGTTWRDHTLEIDVPADATTLTMGLMLVGEGQAFFDDVRLKAVGAK, encoded by the coding sequence GTGCCCCGCCTGACCTTCCTCTTGCCGGTGCTCGGCATGATCGCAGCGTGTGCCGGCGCGCCCGTCGAGCCGTCGGCGCAACCTCCCACGGCCTCGACGAGGGCTGGCGCCGCCACGCCCACGCCACCTCGGGCGGGCGACATCGACGGCGTGATCCAGGGTCCGGACGGTAAGCCCGTCGCGGGCGCGCTGGTCTCGGTGGTGGCGGCCGATACGGACGAGACGCGCGCCGCAGGGCAAGCGTTCACTGGTCCCGAGGGACGGTTCCGCGTCAGCGGTCTCCCCTCGGGGAGGTACGGGATCACGGTCACTGCTCCCGGCTTGACCGGCGCCTACCTGGACGTCTTCCAGCACCGCGAGACCGCGCCGACCGAGAAGCTCGCGATCCAGCTCGGGGGCGAGGGAATGACCGTGGAAGGCGCGGTGCGCGACAAGGCGGGCAGGCCCGTGCCGGGAGCGATGGTGTCGCTCATCGGGTTCAGCTACTTCGACGCAGACATTTTCTTCGCCCCCGTCGATGGCGACGGTCGCTACCAGGTGAAGGTGCCGGAAGGGCGCTATCACCTGGCCGCGCAAGCGCCCGGGCACGCCGACGAAGGCAAGACGGTCACGGAGAGCACGACGCTCGATCGCACCCTCCAGCGCGCCTTCCCTGCCGATCAGCTGGCGCCGGAGGCCGTGTCGACCTGGCTGCGCGCGAACGTGGCCCCGATCGCTTCCGTGGAGGTCGGGCGAGGGTTCACCGATCTGGCCCCCGTGACCGCGATGATCGGAGAGGCCAAGGTGGTGTCGCTCGGCGAGGCCACGCGGGGAACGCGCGAGTTCTTCCAACTCAAGCACCGCATGCTCGAGGTGCTCGTCCACCAGAAGGGGTTCCGCGTGTTCGGCATCGAGGCGAGCTTCGCCGAGGCGCTGGTGGTGAACGACTACATCCGCACGGGCAAGGGAGATCCCGTCTCGGCGGTGCGCGGGCTGCGGTTCTGGACGTGGGATACGGAGGAAGTCGTCGCGCTGGTCCGCTGGATGCGCGCGTACAACGAGGATCCCTCGCACCCGCAGAAGCTCGCATTCCACGGCTTCGACATCCAGTCGCCGGCGTCCTCGGTTCGTGCACTGCTGACCTATCTCCGGCAGGTGGATCGCAGCTTCGGCGCCGAGGCGGAGCAGGCGCTCCGGCCTCTCGACAGCCAGTTCGACGTCTTTCGCTACGATCGGCGCGGGGCCTCGGTGTGGGAGGCAACGCGGACCGGCCTCGAGCGGATCGCGCAGCGGCTCGAGAGCGAGCGAGACGGCTACATCCAGCGGTCCAGCGCCGCGGCATGGAAGACGGCGCGCCTCCACCTCGACGTGGTGCGCCAGGCAGAGCCAGGGCTCGCGCAGGGAGGGGACGCGCCAGGAACACGTGACCAGGCGATGGCGAAGAACGTGCTGAGCTTGCTGGATCTCGAGGGACCGCAAGCCAAGATGGTGCTCTGGGCCCACAACCTCCATGTCGCGCGGGGGCAGCTCAACGGGAGCGCGACGATGGGGGAACACCTCCACCAGGCGCTCGGAAAAGATCAGGTGAGCTTGGGCCTGGCCTTCGACCAGGGCAGCTTCCAGGCGCAGGACATCTCCCCTGGGGCACTCCGGGCGCTGCGGGATTTCTCGGTGGGCGTCCTCCAAAAGGGAAGTCTGGACGCGACCCTGGGGCGGCTCGGTGTGCCGATCCTTGCGCTCGATCTGCGGCGAGCACCGGCCGGGAGCGAGGCGGCGGCGTGGCTCGAGGCGCCGCTCCAGAGCAGGACGATCGGGCCGTCCTTCCAGGAGGGAGCGGCAAGCTCGTACGTGCGAGAGATCTCGCCGCGAGCAAGCTTCGATGCGCTGCTCTTCGTGGAGCGCACCACGGCGGCGCGACCCACGCAGGGAGACCGTCCACCGCCACCGCCGAACCGCGGCCCGTTGCCGCTGCCCGTCAACCTGGGGTTCGAGGAAGTGGACGCGCAGGACACCGCCCTGGGCTGGTGGAACCCGCCCCTCTCCACGAGCGGTGACCCGGCGCAGCGCGTGACCACCGTCGGCAAGCCTTCGCGGTCGGGCAAGCGCGCGGCGCTGATCCAGGTCGAGCCGCGCGACGAGCGCCTGGCCGACGAGATCGGGATGCTGGTGCAGAAGGTCGACGCCGCTCCGTACCAGGGGCAGCGGGTGCGGCTCGACGTCGCGGTGCGGACGGCGCGCCTCGCCCCCAGGTCGCGCGCGCGTCTGTTCCTCGAGGTGGTCGGAACGAACCGGCAGATGTTCCGCTACGTCGACACGCTGGAGCGGCCGATCACTGGCACCACGTGGCGTGATCACACGCTGGAGATCGACGTCCCTGCCGACGCGACGACGCTCACGATGGGGTTGATGCTGGTCGGTGAAGGGCAGGCGTTCTTCGACGACGTGCGCCTGAAGGCCGTGGGCGCGAAGTGA
- a CDS encoding c-type cytochrome codes for MPFARSLAVFALASAPLGLWSCTPEGPHRTQEPSPRPLGPPDDEVTLSEPPPPPVSGGTLLMTREGFAFAADPDRDRIWIVRPPGDEEEGSVVATVVLSPGDEPGRAVETPDGRVHVALRGGGAIAIVEPATGEVVERRAVCEGPRGIDVDPALGVVHVACVRGELVSYPLAGGAEVRRLLLDEDLRDVVVDGDRLLVSRFRSAEVLVLDAAGTETARLRPLDGLCTPGVAWRMTALPGGGAALVHQRAQMTPVNDEPGAYAAGQHDCDGGVVATRVAILPPVTTPGDAPPEDALPGGATPGGATPSDGIPEHTAQLVPLLTRPSSPLSLQHQLLVDVAVSPDHKRYALVSAAGGWIGELRRRHVGGDLLSSLQVTVLPDACRVAGSAVPCQPTAAAYDAEGALLVFSREPARVLKRTMAPDDRPTWREVVLGGESRRDTGHDLFHLAPRGTSITCASCHPEGREDGHVWHFGSEGPRRTQSLEGGVLDTAPLHWDGSLPDLEVLAARVLTGRMGGDRLGPRRVDALGRWMDALPALPARVVVDPAAVSRGEALFTDARVGCAGCHAGPQFTNNQSADVGTGAPLQVPRLSRVGARAPYFHDGCAPTLDARFGACGGGDAHGTTSHLSDAERSDLTHYLQSL; via the coding sequence ATGCCCTTTGCTCGATCGCTCGCCGTCTTCGCTCTCGCCTCCGCCCCGCTCGGCCTGTGGAGCTGCACGCCCGAGGGTCCTCATCGGACGCAGGAGCCTTCGCCGCGCCCCCTCGGCCCCCCCGATGACGAGGTCACCCTGAGCGAGCCACCGCCGCCCCCCGTCAGCGGTGGCACGCTGCTGATGACCCGTGAAGGGTTCGCGTTCGCCGCGGATCCGGACCGGGATCGGATCTGGATCGTGCGCCCGCCCGGGGACGAGGAGGAGGGGTCGGTGGTGGCCACCGTCGTCCTCTCTCCAGGGGACGAGCCCGGGCGCGCCGTGGAGACGCCGGATGGGCGTGTTCACGTCGCGCTGAGGGGCGGCGGCGCCATCGCGATCGTGGAGCCCGCGACGGGAGAGGTGGTGGAGCGCCGCGCGGTGTGCGAGGGCCCTCGGGGGATCGATGTCGATCCGGCGCTCGGTGTCGTCCACGTCGCGTGCGTGCGGGGGGAGCTCGTCAGCTATCCCCTGGCGGGCGGGGCCGAGGTGCGGCGCCTGCTGCTCGACGAGGATCTGCGCGATGTCGTCGTCGATGGCGATCGGCTGCTGGTGAGTCGTTTCCGGTCGGCGGAGGTGCTGGTGCTCGATGCAGCCGGCACGGAGACGGCGCGACTCCGACCCCTGGACGGCCTGTGCACACCGGGCGTGGCGTGGCGCATGACGGCGCTGCCTGGCGGTGGGGCCGCGCTGGTGCATCAGCGGGCCCAGATGACGCCGGTGAACGACGAGCCGGGGGCCTACGCCGCAGGGCAGCACGACTGCGACGGCGGCGTGGTCGCGACCCGGGTGGCGATCCTGCCGCCCGTGACGACGCCGGGCGATGCGCCACCAGAAGACGCCCTCCCGGGCGGCGCCACACCAGGGGGCGCGACACCGAGCGACGGGATCCCTGAGCACACCGCGCAGCTCGTCCCGCTCCTGACCCGCCCCTCGTCGCCCCTGAGCTTGCAGCACCAGCTCCTCGTGGACGTGGCGGTCTCACCTGATCACAAGCGCTATGCGCTCGTGAGCGCTGCAGGCGGGTGGATCGGCGAGCTGCGCCGGCGTCACGTCGGCGGGGATCTGCTGTCCAGCCTCCAGGTCACCGTTCTGCCCGACGCTTGCCGCGTCGCCGGAAGCGCCGTCCCCTGCCAGCCGACGGCCGCAGCTTACGACGCAGAGGGGGCGCTGCTCGTCTTCTCGCGAGAGCCGGCGCGGGTGCTGAAGCGGACGATGGCCCCCGATGACCGGCCCACCTGGCGAGAGGTGGTGCTCGGAGGGGAGAGCCGGCGCGACACGGGGCACGATCTGTTTCACCTGGCGCCCAGGGGGACGTCGATCACCTGCGCCTCCTGTCACCCCGAGGGTCGGGAGGACGGGCACGTGTGGCACTTCGGCAGCGAGGGTCCACGTCGTACGCAGTCGCTCGAAGGTGGAGTACTGGACACGGCGCCGCTCCACTGGGACGGGTCACTCCCGGATCTGGAGGTGCTCGCCGCGCGGGTGCTCACCGGGCGGATGGGAGGGGATCGGTTGGGGCCTCGACGGGTCGACGCGCTGGGTCGCTGGATGGATGCGCTGCCGGCCCTGCCGGCGCGGGTGGTCGTCGATCCAGCGGCGGTCTCCCGCGGTGAGGCGCTCTTCACGGACGCCCGGGTGGGCTGCGCGGGGTGCCACGCTGGGCCTCAGTTCACGAACAACCAGTCCGCGGATGTGGGCACGGGCGCCCCTCTCCAGGTGCCCCGGCTCTCGCGGGTGGGCGCGCGGGCGCCTTACTTCCACGATGGCTGTGCGCCGACGCTGGACGCACGCTTCGGCGCGTGCGGGGGAGGTGACGCGCATGGGACGACCTCTCACCTGAGCGACGCTGAACGCTCGGACCTCACGCATTACCTCCAGTCTCTCTGA
- a CDS encoding STAS/SEC14 domain-containing protein: MMEQDTIDTALSAGRSGWQRLGAHSIRFEAPDLVFLRVVGDVSPDQLTHLFAALRRLSSRAGGVCWLIDMTHLGEMPLATRKAARWHGLDGQLHATAMFGASLLQRAMATLTIHAGRLSNRGNGHHKTRFFTSESEARAWLDGVRPTPHQLGPTE, from the coding sequence ATGATGGAGCAAGATACGATCGACACTGCACTCAGCGCAGGTCGAAGCGGTTGGCAGCGCCTCGGAGCGCACAGCATCCGGTTCGAGGCGCCTGATCTCGTGTTCCTTCGGGTGGTCGGCGATGTCAGTCCGGATCAGCTCACCCACCTCTTCGCCGCGCTGCGGCGCCTGTCCTCACGTGCGGGCGGCGTCTGCTGGCTCATCGACATGACTCACCTCGGCGAGATGCCCCTGGCCACGCGCAAGGCCGCTCGATGGCACGGTCTCGACGGACAGCTACACGCGACCGCGATGTTCGGAGCGTCGCTGCTTCAGCGGGCGATGGCGACCTTGACCATCCACGCTGGCCGCCTTTCCAACCGCGGGAATGGACACCACAAAACCCGGTTCTTCACCAGCGAGTCCGAAGCGCGAGCGTGGCTCGACGGCGTGCGCCCCACGCCCCACCAGCTCGGCCCGACCGAGTGA
- a CDS encoding acyl-CoA dehydrogenase: MTHPALTQLSEEERFFRDSVLDFARKRVAPRVHAMDEAGAMDKEIVPPLFELGLMGVEIPEAYGGAGASFFNAILAVEALAIVDPSVSVVVDVQNTLVANAYLRWASDELKSRYLPRLCRDWVGSYALSEAGSGSDAFALAARAEKRGDRYILNGRKLWITNAAESHLFLVFANVDPSKGYKGITAFAVERDFPGFSVGKKEDKLGIRASSTCELILEDCEVPESNVVGEVGKGYKIAIETLNEGRIGIGAQMLGLAEGALDHAMRYMGDRKQFGQSIANFQGMQFQYARVAMEIEAARLMVYNAARLKDAGQPFVKEAAMAKLFASEVAERAASQCVELMGGVGFTKEYPVEKLYRDAKIGKIYEGTSNMQLSTIAKLLQAEYGIK, translated from the coding sequence GTGACTCACCCTGCGTTGACCCAGCTCTCCGAGGAAGAGCGCTTCTTCCGTGATTCCGTCCTCGATTTCGCGCGCAAGCGCGTCGCTCCCCGTGTCCACGCCATGGATGAAGCCGGCGCCATGGACAAGGAGATCGTCCCGCCCCTGTTCGAACTGGGGCTCATGGGCGTCGAGATCCCCGAGGCGTACGGCGGCGCCGGCGCCAGCTTCTTCAACGCCATCCTCGCCGTCGAGGCGCTCGCCATCGTCGATCCCAGCGTCAGCGTGGTCGTCGACGTGCAGAACACGCTCGTCGCCAACGCCTACCTGCGCTGGGCGAGCGACGAGCTGAAGTCCCGCTACCTGCCCCGCCTGTGTCGTGACTGGGTCGGCTCCTACGCCCTCAGCGAGGCTGGCTCGGGCTCCGATGCGTTCGCCCTCGCCGCGCGCGCCGAGAAGCGGGGTGATCGCTACATCCTCAACGGTCGCAAGCTCTGGATCACGAACGCGGCCGAGAGCCACCTGTTCCTCGTTTTCGCCAACGTCGATCCCTCCAAGGGCTACAAGGGCATCACCGCCTTCGCCGTCGAACGCGATTTCCCCGGCTTCTCCGTGGGCAAGAAGGAGGACAAGCTCGGCATCCGCGCCTCCAGCACCTGCGAGCTGATCCTCGAAGACTGCGAGGTCCCGGAGAGCAACGTCGTGGGTGAGGTCGGCAAGGGCTACAAGATCGCCATCGAGACCTTGAACGAAGGCCGCATCGGCATAGGCGCGCAGATGCTCGGCCTCGCCGAGGGCGCGCTGGACCACGCCATGCGCTACATGGGCGACCGCAAGCAGTTCGGTCAGTCGATCGCGAACTTCCAGGGCATGCAGTTCCAGTACGCCCGCGTGGCCATGGAGATCGAGGCCGCTCGGCTCATGGTGTACAACGCGGCCCGGCTGAAGGACGCGGGGCAGCCGTTCGTGAAAGAGGCGGCGATGGCCAAGCTCTTCGCCTCGGAGGTCGCGGAGCGTGCCGCCTCGCAGTGCGTCGAGCTGATGGGCGGGGTCGGCTTCACCAAGGAGTACCCCGTGGAGAAGCTCTATCGAGACGCGAAGATCGGCAAGATCTACGAGGGCACCTCGAACATGCAGCTCTCGACCATCGCCAAGCTCCTGCAGGCCGAGTACGGCATCAAGTGA